The window GGCATGGAGCCAGGCCTGCCTACCCCTTGCCCACAACTTGCCCCCAACCCAAGCTCAGCTGGATGCTCAATCCAAACATAGACTCCAAGCCACAGACTAAAGCAGGCCTGGCATTCAGTAGGTGTTTAACGAGTGCTTATTAAATCAGCAGCTCTGATGGCACCTCTGTGAGGCAGAGCTGTAGGCCCtcaaaaggagggaagggaggagtttCCTGGGGATGGGCATGTATGTGTGAATGGTGGGGGGGGTGGTGCTGGtggttctgtgtgtgtgcagCTGTCTCCAGTCCCCACGCCCAGAGCAGAGGTAGACACAAGGCAGGCTGCCTGAACAGCTCAACCAGGAGAGTGGGAAGCTGTACATCTTCCCAGAAGTGGTGGGGGGACGGTGCTGGCAAATGTCTGTCAGCCTCTGTGGCCTGTGCTGCACAGGGGTCAGAGCTGTGTTCTGAGAAGGATGAAATGAGACCGTGGCTGTTTGACACTTATTGATATAGCCTGAGGAGTGTTTCCCTCACCAGATCCTGAGCTCTTAGGAGGAAGGCCGAGTCTGGCTATGCCCAGCATACAGTGGGTGCTCAACAGATGGTGGCTGTGCCACTCctcagggaagggcaggaggggcTCCTAGGGTCTGGCCTTGGCTTGGGAAGATCCGTCCTCAGTAGGGCAGATCCCCAGGCAAAGGAGTTCCTGGGAGAAGGCAGCTGAAAGCGGGGTGGGCAGGATCTGAGGCCACAAGGAACAGACGTAGGGCAATGAATCAGATTGCTGGGattcacttcctctctctttacTTCCCCTTTGTTGTCACTGAGACAGACTCTGGCAGGAGGTGCTCTAATGGTCCAGGCCAGGCTCCCTGCTCTCAGGGGGCTAAGGACAGGGACCATGTCCCAGGGGTGGTGGACAACACCCCCAGCCTGGCATTGTGAGCAGAAATGGGAGTCAGGACAGGCCCATGGTCAGCTTCAttccacctcccaaccccctagAGGACACAGGTAATCAGAGGCCCTCTCACCTGAGGCCAAGACCAACATGGGCTTGATGGAGCCACCCCAGGGAGCCCCAAGAGAGATGAAGCCATCAATGAAGCGGTCCTTCCAGGACTGGGGCTGGCGCAGCAAGAAATAGAGCAAGTGCAGGCAGCCAAGACTGTGCCCAATAAGGAAGACAGGCTTTCCATAAGTAGCATGCATCTCCTCTACCAGCCCAGCGAGCTTCCCGTAGTATTCCTCCTGCTGGCCTGTGGGGGCGTGACGGGGCTATGTGTCAGGGAAGTTGGGGTTAGGGGCCACCTGCCCCACCCTGAACCCATCATCCGCAGAGACACTCACTGGGCTCCAGCCGCCAGTCGTAGGGGGCAGCCCGCACTGTCTCATCCCGCACATACCCGTTGTTGACCAGATTCTGCACCAGTGTGTGCATGTAACCTGTAGGGGAGGCAGTAGCACTGGGGGCTCTGACCACAGCTCCTATGGGCCCACCACAGCCTAGAGTCCCACTCTTTCCCCCAATACACACACCTGCCAGCTTGCTAGTGTCCAGGTACTCGACAGAGTAGGTCTTGCCAAAGCCAGGGACACGGATCTGTACACCAGGGGCATTGGACACACGCCCAGAGCTGCGGTTGTAGACAACCCTGGGGGCAGTGGGGCATTCAGCAGACCAGCAGCCaaggggcagggtgtggggacTGGGGCAGCGGGGATGGCACTTACCTGGTGTTATCGATCCAGCAGTCTACCCCAAAGGGTAGGAACATATTGAGATCCAGCCAGATGGTGAAGAAGTCTTCTGTCTTGCGGTAGCACATCCAGTTCACCACATCTGGTTTATCCAGCTTGGCTTCCAGCTGATTCCCCAGGCAGCCAGGCACTGCAGGCACTAGCCTTCACTCTGGATTCCTCAGACTTCCACCCCTTGTAGCCCCCACTCCAGTCTCATCCTCCAGACACTGTAGTGACCAGCCTCGCCCCTTCATCTCCCACACTCTCAACCCCCAGGGACTAAAGACATGAACCTCTCTTTCTGATCATACCCCCGCCCCATCCCCACAGCAGCCCAAAGCCCAGGTTCCCCTCAGGAAGGGAGGGTGCAGGGGCCAAGGCCACTGACCCCTGCTCCCACAAAGCAAACACTTAGCATGGCTCTCCATTACTGCCAAAGTCCAAGGTGAGAACAAATAGATATAGGGGAATGGGGGCTGGGCCTTGGAGTAGGGGGCAGGCCTTGATAGGCCTCTCTTGCTCTCCTGGGCTAGGCATCTTGTCCTTGCTTGGGTGGGGGCTGAGGAAGGAATGGTGGGGCTTGACCCAAGGTCCAGGGGCTGCAGCTGACCACAGCTAGTAATGCCCTGGCCAAGCCCTCGGGCACACCCACCCCCGACTCTACCCACCTGGGATAGACAACTCAGAGACATAGGAAGTGTGGTGGGAGAAAGGGTTGATTTCTCTGCAGCACAAACCTTTGGTCCCTCCGAACACTGAAGCAGGTATCAGGGCTAATGCAGGGGCAGAAGGGCCTTGGCAGGGTCTgctaccaggggctggggcccaggtTCCCCAAGGTCTGGCCTGGTGCATCAGGGGCCTGGCGGGGGCTTACCGAGGATGACGGGCCGTGTGTGGTTACTGAGCTCAGCCTTGGGCGTGGTGTGCGGGGGGAAGAGCACATTGAGGAGCCAGAAGGGGGCAGCAGAAgggagcagcagccccagcagcagcagcacccacTGCCATGGGGAGCCGGGCGGCCCCATTCCAGCCCTAGTGCCTACTGCCCAGTGAAGCAGTCCTGGGCTGGCCTCATCTGtagtgagggtgggaggggccccagggcctgtgggagggGCAGCCTGGCCAATGGGGGTGGCCAGAGATTGCAGGAAAGGGGCATAGCCTCAGGGAGTGGCTCTAGGTCTGGCTTCAGTTCTGCCTTTTTCCCTTGGCACCCGGAGAAACAGAGCCAGGGGAGCAGGAGGCCCAGAAGTACACAATGTTTTATTGAAAAAGTCAGGCCTCAGCTGGCTGGCTCCATTCAGCTGGGC of the Equus quagga isolate Etosha38 chromosome 13, UCLA_HA_Equagga_1.0, whole genome shotgun sequence genome contains:
- the LCAT gene encoding phosphatidylcholine-sterol acyltransferase isoform X1, with product MGPPGSPWQWVLLLLGLLLPSAAPFWLLNVLFPPHTTPKAELSNHTRPVILVPGCLGNQLEAKLDKPDVVNWMCYRKTEDFFTIWLDLNMFLPFGVDCWIDNTRVVYNRSSGRVSNAPGVQIRVPGFGKTYSVEYLDTSKLAGVCIGGKSGTLGCGGPIGAVVRAPSATASPTGYMHTLVQNLVNNGYVRDETVRAAPYDWRLEPSQQEEYYGKLAGLVEEMHATYGKPVFLIGHSLGCLHLLYFLLRQPQSWKDRFIDGFISLGAPWGGSIKPMLVLASGDNQGIPIMSSIKLKEEQRMTTTSPWMFPSSRAWPEDHVFISTPSFNYTGRDFQRFFTDLHFEEGWYMWLQSRDLLAGLPAPGVEVYCLYGVGLPTPSTYIFDHGFPYTDPVGVLYEDGDDTVATRSTELCARWQGRQPQPVHLLPLHGIQHLNMVFSNQTLKHVNAILLGTYRRSSPASPAAS
- the LCAT gene encoding phosphatidylcholine-sterol acyltransferase isoform X2, giving the protein MGPPGSPWQWVLLLLGLLLPSAAPFWLLNVLFPPHTTPKAELSNHTRPVILVPGCLGNQLEAKLDKPDVVNWMCYRKTEDFFTIWLDLNMFLPFGVDCWIDNTRVVYNRSSGRVSNAPGVQIRVPGFGKTYSVEYLDTSKLAGYMHTLVQNLVNNGYVRDETVRAAPYDWRLEPSQQEEYYGKLAGLVEEMHATYGKPVFLIGHSLGCLHLLYFLLRQPQSWKDRFIDGFISLGAPWGGSIKPMLVLASGDNQGIPIMSSIKLKEEQRMTTTSPWMFPSSRAWPEDHVFISTPSFNYTGRDFQRFFTDLHFEEGWYMWLQSRDLLAGLPAPGVEVYCLYGVGLPTPSTYIFDHGFPYTDPVGVLYEDGDDTVATRSTELCARWQGRQPQPVHLLPLHGIQHLNMVFSNQTLKHVNAILLGTYRRSSPASPAAS